ACGACCTGGAATATCTGCAGGCTGATTTTAACCTGCTGAGAGACATAGACCCGTCCGTTTTCAGGGACTTGAGCAAACTTGAAGTTCTCATTCTTAACGATAATCTAATTAGTGCACTTCCCACGAACATATTTCAGCACGTCCCCATTACGCATCTCGACCTGCGGGGGAACCGGATAAAAACACTGCCTTATGAGGGAATTCTAGAACAGATATCGGGGGTCGTGGAGGTTTTGCTGGAGGACAACCCGTGGGACTGCAACTGCGACCTGGTTTCGCTAAAGGACTGGCTCGAGAACATCCCGCAGAACGCACTCATCGGCGGGGTCATCTGCGAAGCGCCCACACGACTGCAGGGGAATGATTTGAACGAAACGGCTGAGACAGACCTGTGCCCTTCAAAGGAAGGCGCCGATTCGAGTTTGGTGGCGCCGCCCACGCAAGACGAGGCGTCTGACCCAGGTCCCCCTCCCACCGCATCTAAAACGAGCGGGGTCACCGAGTCGCAGAGTGTCGGTGGCGGCCACAACAAGGGCCGTCCTAAAGCGCGCGAAAACTGGCAGCTGAAAACGCCCACCGCGGCGGCTACGGGTGCCGGGGAGCGCGAGACGCCGCCCAACGCCACGTGCCCCCGGCCGTGTGCCTGCAAACTGATTGGCGCGAGGCAGGGGCTCGGGGTCAACTGCGAGGGCAAGAAAATCGAGAGTGTGGCCAACCTCAAGCCCAAGCCGCTGAGCGCGCACGAGTTGAATTTGCGTGACAACAACATTCACACTGTCAAAAAGAACCACTTCCGAGGCTACTCGAGCTTGAATTTGCTGGATCTGGGTGGGAATAATATCAAATGCATCGAGAATGGCACTTTCCAAAACCTGAGTGAGCTCAGGTGGCTTTACGTTGACAAGAACTACTTGGATACCCTCACGGCGGATATGTTTGCGGGCCTTCAGAACCTGGAATATCTCAGTTTGGAATATAACGACATCCAGCTAATAACGGCGGGCACGTTCAGCCCCACAGCCAACCTCCGCGTCCTGTTCCTTAACAATAATCTGCTGAAGTCGCTTCCCGTGGATG
The sequence above is a segment of the Electrophorus electricus isolate fEleEle1 chromosome 16, fEleEle1.pri, whole genome shotgun sequence genome. Coding sequences within it:
- the LOC113583522 gene encoding SLIT and NTRK-like protein 1, with translation MLLWALLLKAALCAAVGNVTRDVCKERVCSCSALEGDLHVDCEKRGFASLQHLAGPSSQFYHLLLHGNSLSRLFPNEFANFYNAVSLHLENNGLHDIVPGAFLGLQLVKRLHINNNKIRSFKKSTFLGLDDLEYLQADFNLLRDIDPSVFRDLSKLEVLILNDNLISALPTNIFQHVPITHLDLRGNRIKTLPYEGILEQISGVVEVLLEDNPWDCNCDLVSLKDWLENIPQNALIGGVICEAPTRLQGNDLNETAETDLCPSKEGADSSLVAPPTQDEASDPGPPPTASKTSGVTESQSVGGGHNKGRPKARENWQLKTPTAAATGAGERETPPNATCPRPCACKLIGARQGLGVNCEGKKIESVANLKPKPLSAHELNLRDNNIHTVKKNHFRGYSSLNLLDLGGNNIKCIENGTFQNLSELRWLYVDKNYLDTLTADMFAGLQNLEYLSLEYNDIQLITAGTFSPTANLRVLFLNNNLLKSLPVDAFAGVSLSKISLHNNYFTHLPVAGVLDQLGSVIQIDLHGNPWDCSCDIVPLKQWADKLASDVIVSDLKCESPEEFWKRDFRHIQNDLMCPRLYERLEPTAPSKNSTFAVDTGTRSNSYLEPSRVSISVLVPGLLLVFVTSAFTVVGMLVFILRNRKRSKRRDGNSSASEINSLQTVCDSSYWHSGAYHADGAHRGYDCGAHALSDK